Proteins found in one Brachyspira murdochii DSM 12563 genomic segment:
- a CDS encoding aconitate hydratase has translation MEIYDIEMIRNFYSNYSHKVNNVKQKLNRALTLSEKILYAHLYDEKSIKDFKRAEDYADFKPDRVAMQDATAQMALLQFMNAGKTSSAVPATIHCDHLIEACKGAEEDLKNALNINKEVYNFLESVAKKYGLGFWEAGSGIIHQIVLENYAFPAGMMIGTDSHTPNAGGLGMLAIGVGGADAVDVMTGMEWELKIPNIIGVKLTGSLNGWASAKDVILKLAGILTVKGGTNSIIEYFGEGASTLSAAGKASICNMGAEVGATTSIFPYDNNIKEYLIATGREEVAKLAEENIDNLKADKEVYDNPEKYYDKIIEINLSELEPYLNGPFTPDAACTISEFAKKVEENKYPTAMEVGLIGSCTNSSYHDLSKAASIARQVIDKKLKVKSKIIINPGSEASYNAALRDGIIDDFKKIDAVIMTNACGPCIGQWNRQEKDNTRANSIVTSFNRNFAKRADGNPNTHAFVASPETVMALSIAGDLRFNPLKDTLINEEGKEVKLDAPIGIALPKNGLNTENKKRQNNPDPKIEIVIDKDSKRLQLLKPFDKFNINDFNNMPLLIKVKGKCTTDHISMAGPWLKFRGHLENISDNMLMGAVNFFNDKTNSVFNQLNNNYEEVSKTAKEYKQKNISSVVVAEENYGEGSSREHAAMEPRFLNVKAVLAKSFARIHETNLKKQGMLAITFKDKDDYNKIQEKDKITILGLDNFKPKQNLTVKLIHKDGSEDTFEVMHTYNEAQIEWFKNGGALNTLMKN, from the coding sequence ATGGAAATTTACGATATTGAAATGATAAGAAATTTTTATTCAAACTATTCTCATAAAGTTAATAATGTAAAACAAAAATTAAACAGAGCATTAACATTATCAGAAAAAATATTATACGCTCATTTATACGATGAAAAAAGTATAAAAGATTTTAAAAGAGCAGAAGACTATGCAGATTTCAAACCAGACAGAGTTGCAATGCAAGACGCTACAGCTCAAATGGCACTTCTTCAGTTTATGAATGCTGGAAAAACATCTTCTGCCGTACCTGCTACAATACACTGCGATCACTTAATAGAAGCATGCAAAGGTGCTGAAGAAGATTTGAAAAATGCACTTAATATAAATAAAGAAGTTTATAATTTTTTGGAAAGCGTTGCAAAAAAATACGGACTTGGTTTTTGGGAAGCAGGTTCTGGTATAATACATCAAATAGTGCTAGAAAATTACGCTTTTCCTGCTGGTATGATGATAGGTACAGACTCTCATACTCCAAATGCTGGAGGACTTGGAATGCTTGCCATAGGTGTGGGAGGAGCTGATGCAGTGGACGTTATGACTGGTATGGAATGGGAATTAAAAATACCTAATATAATAGGAGTAAAATTAACAGGTTCTTTAAACGGCTGGGCTAGTGCTAAAGATGTTATATTAAAATTGGCAGGCATTTTAACAGTAAAAGGCGGAACTAATTCTATTATAGAATATTTCGGAGAAGGTGCTTCTACCCTATCCGCTGCTGGAAAGGCTTCTATATGCAATATGGGTGCTGAAGTGGGAGCTACTACTTCAATATTTCCTTATGATAATAATATAAAAGAATATTTGATTGCTACAGGACGCGAAGAAGTTGCAAAACTTGCAGAAGAAAATATTGACAACTTAAAAGCTGATAAAGAAGTGTATGATAATCCAGAAAAATATTATGATAAAATAATAGAAATTAATTTATCCGAATTAGAACCATACTTAAACGGACCATTTACTCCGGATGCTGCATGCACTATAAGTGAGTTTGCAAAAAAAGTGGAAGAAAATAAATACCCTACTGCTATGGAAGTTGGTTTAATAGGTTCTTGTACAAATTCTTCCTATCATGATTTAAGTAAAGCTGCTTCAATAGCACGTCAGGTTATAGATAAAAAATTAAAAGTAAAATCAAAAATAATTATTAATCCCGGTTCTGAAGCGTCATATAATGCTGCATTAAGAGACGGCATAATAGATGACTTCAAAAAAATAGATGCTGTTATAATGACTAATGCCTGCGGACCTTGTATAGGACAATGGAACAGACAAGAAAAAGATAATACAAGAGCAAATTCTATAGTAACATCATTTAATAGAAACTTTGCAAAACGTGCAGATGGCAATCCTAATACTCATGCATTCGTTGCTTCTCCAGAAACTGTAATGGCTTTGAGTATAGCAGGAGATTTGAGATTTAATCCACTTAAAGATACTCTTATAAATGAAGAAGGAAAAGAAGTTAAACTCGATGCCCCTATAGGAATAGCTTTGCCAAAAAATGGATTAAACACAGAAAATAAAAAAAGACAAAATAATCCAGACCCAAAAATTGAAATTGTAATAGATAAAGATTCTAAACGCTTACAATTATTAAAACCTTTTGATAAATTCAATATTAATGATTTTAATAATATGCCCCTACTCATAAAAGTTAAAGGTAAATGCACTACAGATCATATATCAATGGCTGGACCTTGGCTAAAATTCAGAGGACATTTAGAAAATATATCAGACAACATGCTTATGGGAGCTGTTAATTTCTTTAATGACAAAACAAACTCTGTATTCAATCAATTAAATAACAATTATGAAGAAGTTTCAAAAACAGCAAAAGAATACAAGCAAAAAAATATATCCTCAGTAGTAGTAGCAGAAGAAAATTATGGAGAAGGTTCAAGCAGGGAACATGCTGCAATGGAGCCTAGATTTTTGAATGTTAAGGCTGTACTTGCTAAAAGTTTTGCTAGGATACATGAAACAAACTTAAAAAAACAAGGTATGCTTGCCATAACTTTTAAAGATAAAGATGATTATAATAAAATACAGGAAAAAGACAAAATAACTATATTAGGACTTGATAATTTTAAGCCTAAACAAAACTTAACTGTTAAACTTATTCATAAAGACGGAAGCGAAGATACATTTGAGGTTATGCATACATACAATGAAGCACAGATTGAATGGTTTAAAAACGGCGGGGCTTTGAATACTTTAATGAAAAATTAA
- a CDS encoding ankyrin repeat domain-containing protein, translating to MKKIIIMALILISIINIISCNSKKTDNTEVTANTNAVNTNNAETNTKLTSVINTNALETNTKEYEGYAANIYYSASSVEEYAQAIADFNLIKDKASLDEWQSKYTDQTPITFAIDYYPTEEKAIELISYGADVNQKDFRGLTPLMNASLNGYVKLAIELIKHNADVNAKDNTSADSLFYAVNANNSLELVKVLLNSGANPNIVYSDPEEGSFTILDRSLYYNNFEIFKTLVENGANINKVNDRGEPLIVDAIRRERFDIVKYLVEKGIDPTMKYTDYRNIPFSLLAAAVNNNDTKIAEYLIDKGADVNTKAIIDNYMENGMTSNYKDNSKEAVNLILAAIENGNTSLVKLLIEKGANTSVVDKDGKTIFDLAKEQGYDDILALEK from the coding sequence ATGAAAAAAATAATTATAATGGCTTTAATATTAATTAGTATAATAAATATAATAAGCTGTAATTCTAAAAAAACTGATAATACAGAAGTAACTGCAAATACTAATGCCGTTAATACAAATAATGCAGAAACCAATACTAAATTAACTTCTGTAATTAATACCAATGCACTAGAAACCAATACAAAAGAGTATGAAGGATATGCCGCTAATATTTATTATAGTGCTTCATCAGTTGAAGAATATGCACAAGCTATTGCAGATTTTAATCTTATAAAAGATAAAGCCTCTTTAGATGAATGGCAGTCAAAATATACAGATCAAACACCTATAACGTTTGCTATTGATTATTATCCTACAGAAGAAAAAGCTATTGAGTTAATATCTTATGGTGCTGATGTTAATCAAAAAGATTTTAGAGGGCTTACTCCTTTAATGAATGCCTCACTTAACGGATATGTAAAATTAGCTATAGAACTTATAAAGCATAATGCTGATGTTAATGCAAAAGATAATACATCTGCAGATTCTTTATTTTATGCTGTTAATGCTAATAATAGTTTAGAATTAGTTAAAGTTCTACTAAATTCTGGAGCAAATCCTAATATTGTTTATTCAGATCCTGAAGAAGGCAGTTTTACTATATTAGATAGAAGTTTATATTATAATAATTTTGAAATATTTAAAACACTTGTAGAAAATGGTGCTAATATAAACAAAGTTAATGATAGAGGAGAGCCTTTGATTGTTGATGCTATTAGACGAGAACGTTTTGATATAGTGAAATATTTAGTTGAAAAAGGCATTGATCCTACAATGAAATATACAGATTATAGAAATATACCATTTTCTTTATTAGCTGCTGCAGTTAATAATAATGATACAAAAATAGCAGAATATTTAATAGATAAAGGTGCTGATGTAAATACTAAAGCTATTATTGATAATTATATGGAAAATGGTATGACTTCAAATTATAAAGATAATAGCAAAGAAGCTGTAAATTTAATATTAGCTGCTATTGAAAATGGAAATACATCACTCGTAAAACTTTTGATAGAGAAAGGTGCAAATACTTCTGTTGTTGATAAAGACGGAAAAACAATTTTTGATTTAGCTAAAGAACAAGGCTATGATGATATATTAGCTTTAGAAAAATAA
- the icd gene encoding NADP-dependent isocitrate dehydrogenase codes for MSKLEMKNGKLIVPNQVTIPFIEGDGVGAEITPVSQMIVNEAVKKAYNGEKSIEWKEVLAGDKAQRELGTPLPDNTINIFKEYLIGIKGPLTTPVGEGMRSLNVTLRQTLDLYVCLRPVRWFKGTSSPIKEPNKVNMVVFRENTEDIYAGIEWKTGTEEAKKFYNFLKNEMGVTKVRFPETSSFGVKPVSEEGSKRLIRSAIEYAIENKLPSVTLVHKGNIMKFTEGGFKKYGYELARKEFANETFTMEEYAEIKKELGEDKAKAKLKEAKENGKIIIKDNITDAFLQNTLLKPEDFSVIATLNLNGDYISDQLAAMVGGIGIAPGGNINYKTGHAIFEATHGTAPDIAGKNKANPCSLILSSVMALEYLNMNKASELIINALERSFESGYATEDLASFMNDGVSLGTKEFGEKIVSLL; via the coding sequence ATGAGCAAATTAGAAATGAAAAACGGTAAATTAATAGTACCAAATCAAGTAACAATACCTTTTATAGAGGGTGACGGAGTAGGAGCAGAAATCACACCTGTTTCTCAAATGATAGTAAATGAAGCTGTGAAAAAGGCATATAACGGAGAAAAATCTATTGAATGGAAAGAAGTACTTGCAGGAGATAAAGCACAAAGAGAATTAGGCACTCCCCTTCCTGATAACACTATAAATATTTTTAAGGAATATCTTATAGGTATAAAAGGACCTTTAACTACTCCTGTTGGAGAGGGTATGCGTTCTTTAAATGTAACACTTAGACAGACTTTAGATTTATATGTATGTTTAAGACCTGTAAGATGGTTTAAAGGCACTTCTTCCCCTATAAAAGAACCTAATAAAGTTAATATGGTAGTGTTTAGAGAAAATACAGAAGATATATATGCTGGTATAGAATGGAAAACAGGCACAGAAGAAGCTAAAAAATTTTATAACTTCCTAAAAAATGAAATGGGAGTAACAAAGGTAAGATTTCCAGAAACTTCATCTTTCGGAGTAAAACCAGTATCAGAAGAAGGTTCAAAAAGACTTATACGCTCTGCTATAGAATACGCTATTGAAAACAAACTTCCTTCTGTAACATTAGTACATAAAGGAAATATAATGAAATTTACTGAAGGCGGATTCAAAAAATATGGATACGAACTCGCAAGAAAAGAATTTGCTAATGAAACTTTCACTATGGAAGAGTATGCCGAGATAAAAAAAGAGTTAGGCGAAGATAAGGCAAAAGCAAAATTAAAAGAAGCTAAAGAAAATGGAAAAATTATAATAAAAGATAATATTACAGACGCTTTTCTACAAAACACATTATTAAAACCTGAAGACTTCTCTGTAATAGCTACATTAAACTTAAATGGTGATTATATATCAGACCAATTAGCAGCAATGGTCGGAGGAATAGGAATAGCACCGGGCGGAAATATCAATTATAAAACAGGTCATGCTATTTTTGAAGCTACTCATGGCACAGCACCTGATATAGCAGGAAAAAATAAAGCTAATCCTTGTTCATTGATACTTTCTTCTGTTATGGCATTAGAGTATTTAAATATGAATAAGGCTTCAGAGCTAATTATAAATGCATTAGAAAGATCTTTTGAAAGCGGATATGCTACTGAAGATTTAGCTAGCTTTATGAATGACGGAGTATCGCTTGGTACTAAAGAGTTTGGAGAAAAAATAGTTTCTCTATTATAA
- a CDS encoding Rpn family recombination-promoting nuclease/putative transposase: MSETKNINVLNDYFVRYLFSSKDSNLILLDFINSTMLDSGMKTFRSVEILTPSPKAGSRLNYKENYEDKETIADVKCITQNGTVVIIEIQLQGNSRFPERILYYWASNYSKLLKHGEKYDALTPVISINLLDFNLDDFDNIHSCYMIYDTNNKRLLTDHLQIHIIELKKFKYNLLKPDLNCWLKFFTMKDNKEAIMSELVKEKPIMEEVQKRYNNFIKDRLMMNEYDKRQAYLYGNQIMLEEERRLGKEEGIKEGIKENQITTARNMKNDKIDFNTISKYTGLSVEEIEKL; encoded by the coding sequence ATGAGCGAAACAAAAAATATTAATGTATTAAATGATTATTTTGTGAGATATCTATTCTCATCTAAAGACAGTAATCTTATATTACTAGATTTTATTAATTCAACAATGCTTGATTCTGGTATGAAAACTTTTAGAAGTGTTGAGATTTTAACACCGTCGCCAAAGGCGGGCAGTCGCCTTAATTATAAAGAGAACTATGAAGATAAAGAAACTATCGCAGACGTTAAATGCATTACTCAAAATGGAACTGTTGTTATTATAGAAATACAATTACAAGGCAATTCAAGGTTTCCAGAACGCATACTATATTATTGGGCTTCTAATTATAGTAAATTATTAAAACATGGTGAAAAATATGATGCTCTTACCCCAGTAATAAGTATTAATTTACTTGATTTCAATTTAGATGACTTTGATAATATACATTCATGCTATATGATTTATGATACTAACAATAAAAGACTGCTTACAGATCATTTGCAGATACATATAATAGAGTTAAAAAAGTTTAAATATAATTTACTCAAGCCTGATTTAAATTGCTGGCTTAAATTTTTTACTATGAAAGATAATAAGGAGGCAATTATGTCTGAATTGGTTAAAGAAAAACCTATAATGGAAGAAGTACAAAAAAGATATAATAACTTCATAAAAGATAGGTTAATGATGAATGAATATGATAAAAGACAGGCATATCTATATGGAAATCAGATAATGCTTGAAGAAGAACGAAGATTAGGAAAGGAAGAAGGCATTAAAGAAGGCATTAAAGAAAACCAAATAACAACAGCAAGGAATATGAAAAATGATAAAATAGATTTCAATACTATTTCTAAATATACAGGATTAAGTGTAGAAGAAATAGAAAAATTGTAA
- a CDS encoding ankyrin repeat domain-containing protein: MKKVIITALILISIINIISCGSGKSENTNNSEVNNENKLNNNNEIYQGYASNDMWDIYKTTMLEDEEKLFNEIDSIKDKKSFDEWQSKNPSKSSLVFAIDKFPTEEKAIELISYGADVNMKDDNRTPLKLASEKGYLKLVKELIKQGADVNFREEYQANIDALYSAVESEKNYHLEVVKELLNAGADTDIIYGTKEENEDNILYPAIKRCNLEKVKLLTEHGADINYSNFEYGPVIAYAISQECIDIVKYLVSQGADPAMTYTNGYSYSGKSYSLLNAAVGNKTTEIAEYLIEQGADINTQTDSVSGLPLIFIALRAENIELLKLLIEKGADTSVVDKDGKTIFDLAKEQGYDEIAALEK; encoded by the coding sequence ATGAAAAAAGTAATTATAACAGCTTTAATATTAATCAGTATAATAAATATAATAAGCTGCGGATCTGGTAAAAGTGAAAATACAAATAATTCAGAAGTAAATAATGAAAATAAATTAAATAATAATAATGAAATCTATCAGGGATATGCTTCTAATGATATGTGGGATATATATAAAACTACAATGTTAGAAGATGAAGAAAAATTATTTAATGAAATTGATTCTATAAAAGATAAAAAATCTTTCGATGAATGGCAGTCAAAAAATCCGAGTAAATCTTCTTTAGTATTTGCTATTGATAAATTTCCTACAGAAGAAAAGGCTATTGAATTAATATCTTATGGTGCTGATGTAAATATGAAAGATGATAATAGGACTCCTTTAAAATTAGCTTCAGAAAAGGGATATTTGAAACTTGTAAAAGAACTTATCAAACAAGGTGCTGATGTTAATTTTAGAGAAGAATATCAAGCAAATATAGACGCTTTATATTCTGCTGTAGAGTCTGAAAAAAATTATCATTTGGAAGTAGTAAAGGAATTATTAAATGCAGGAGCAGACACTGATATTATTTATGGTACTAAAGAAGAAAATGAAGATAATATATTATATCCTGCTATAAAAAGATGCAATTTAGAAAAGGTTAAACTTCTTACTGAACATGGAGCAGATATAAATTATTCAAATTTTGAGTACGGTCCTGTAATTGCTTATGCTATTTCTCAAGAATGTATTGATATAGTAAAATATTTAGTTTCTCAAGGTGCTGACCCTGCTATGACATATACCAATGGTTATTCATATTCAGGTAAAAGTTATTCATTACTTAATGCTGCAGTAGGAAATAAAACTACAGAAATAGCAGAATATTTAATAGAACAAGGTGCTGATATTAATACTCAAACTGATAGTGTTTCTGGTTTACCTTTAATATTTATTGCTCTTAGAGCTGAAAATATTGAACTTCTTAAACTTTTGATAGAGAAAGGTGCAGATACTTCTGTTGTTGATAAAGACGGAAAAACAATTTTTGATTTAGCTAAAGAACAAGGCTATGATGAGATTGCGGCTTTAGAGAAATAA
- a CDS encoding Spy/CpxP family protein refolding chaperone yields the protein MKTKILLTTLIITLMSSMVFAQVPPPDPGAGDRRRYEAAPREREPRVREARPRAPKGDIYRMCRNAGIYLSDEQINQISSINYEYELKINDLEYQKRNIDYKLKMEREKIDIDLNLVKDLINQKKDLEKEIDYLRVEKDVSMLDVLTDEQLQQLNTYRMRYYYYR from the coding sequence ATGAAAACAAAAATATTATTAACAACACTTATTATAACTTTAATGTCATCTATGGTTTTTGCCCAAGTACCTCCTCCAGATCCTGGTGCTGGTGATAGAAGAAGATATGAAGCTGCCCCAAGAGAAAGAGAACCTAGAGTCAGAGAAGCAAGACCTAGAGCCCCTAAAGGTGATATATACAGGATGTGCAGAAATGCCGGTATATATCTATCTGATGAACAGATTAATCAAATTAGTTCCATTAATTATGAATATGAACTAAAAATTAATGATCTAGAATATCAGAAAAGAAATATAGATTACAAGTTAAAAATGGAGAGAGAAAAAATAGATATAGATTTAAACTTGGTAAAAGATTTAATTAATCAAAAGAAAGACTTAGAAAAAGAAATAGACTATCTTAGAGTAGAAAAAGATGTTTCTATGCTTGATGTTTTAACAGATGAACAATTACAGCAGTTAAACACATATAGAATGAGATATTACTATTACAGATAA
- a CDS encoding ankyrin repeat domain-containing protein, with translation MKKIIIMALILISIISCNSKKTDNTEVTTNTNAVNTNNTEISNNDEYVEYNNTGEINTDTEVPEWDLEAFNELKNVKDAQSLKSWEEKHEERSLIMALQYGDKKMVTELLSYGANVDQTYVDNDSPLKIASAKGDLELVKEFIKRGANVNFRGEGKFDALFSAVMSTNENSLKIMKELLDAGAEVDVGYGYEEITPILFEAIGYVGESKCYLEKFKMLAEYGADINYVDNYGYPLINYAVQSGCLDIVKYLVEKGIDPPMKYELEEYYPNVNISLLAGTLYNSDTLMAKYLIEQGADVNTPTPSEDGYPLLLQAIDNGKTELVKLLIEKGADTTVVNKEKKTVFDIAREKGYDDIVALEK, from the coding sequence ATGAAAAAAATAATTATAATGGCTTTAATATTAATCAGTATAATAAGCTGTAATTCTAAAAAAACTGATAATACAGAAGTAACCACAAATACTAATGCCGTTAATACCAATAATACAGAAATATCTAATAATGATGAATATGTTGAATATAATAATACTGGAGAAATTAATACTGATACTGAAGTGCCAGAATGGGATTTGGAGGCTTTTAATGAGCTTAAAAATGTAAAAGATGCACAATCTTTAAAAAGCTGGGAAGAGAAACATGAAGAAAGAAGTTTAATAATGGCATTACAATACGGTGATAAAAAAATGGTTACAGAATTACTTTCTTACGGTGCTAATGTTGATCAGACTTATGTTGATAATGATAGTCCATTAAAAATAGCTTCTGCAAAGGGAGATTTAGAACTTGTAAAAGAGTTTATAAAAAGAGGGGCAAATGTTAATTTTAGAGGAGAAGGAAAGTTTGATGCTTTATTTTCAGCAGTAATGTCTACAAATGAAAATAGTTTAAAAATAATGAAAGAATTATTGGATGCAGGTGCTGAAGTAGATGTAGGGTACGGCTATGAAGAAATTACCCCTATATTATTTGAAGCAATTGGATATGTTGGAGAATCAAAATGTTATTTAGAAAAATTTAAAATGCTTGCTGAATATGGAGCTGATATAAATTATGTTGATAATTATGGCTATCCTTTAATTAATTATGCTGTTCAGTCAGGCTGTTTAGATATAGTAAAATATTTAGTTGAAAAAGGCATTGATCCTCCTATGAAATATGAACTTGAAGAATACTATCCAAATGTAAATATCTCATTATTGGCTGGAACTCTTTATAATAGTGATACTTTAATGGCAAAGTATTTAATAGAGCAAGGTGCCGATGTAAATACTCCTACACCTTCAGAAGATGGTTATCCTTTACTGCTTCAGGCTATTGATAATGGAAAAACCGAGCTTGTTAAACTTTTAATAGAGAAAGGAGCAGACACTACAGTTGTAAATAAGGAAAAGAAGACAGTATTCGATATAGCTAGAGAAAAAGGCTATGATGATATTGTAGCTTTAGAGAAATAA